A region from the Halobacillus mangrovi genome encodes:
- a CDS encoding YhdB family protein — MNHHDYDKALHFMIWGQWDDLLVLMVRTRDHFLSKKIETFLHACYYPGTESEMLESHENLLNYLDHAQATTHPPTFYIY; from the coding sequence ATGAATCATCATGATTACGATAAAGCTTTACACTTTATGATCTGGGGTCAATGGGACGACTTACTCGTTCTAATGGTACGCACGCGGGATCATTTTTTATCAAAAAAAATCGAGACCTTTTTGCATGCATGCTATTACCCCGGAACGGAAAGCGAAATGCTTGAGTCGCATGAGAATTTGTTGAATTATCTAGATCACGCCCAGGCTACAACCCATCCCCCTACCTTTTATATATATTAA
- a CDS encoding SpoVR family protein has product MKPEDHKKLEYAIREITDIAKGFGLDFYPMRYEVCPDDIIYTFGAYGMPTRFSHWSFGKQYYKMKIQYDLGLSKIYELVINSNPCYAFLLNSNSLIQNKLIVAHVLAHCDFFKNNARFQNTKRDMVESMAATAERIAAYEKLYGKEEVESFLDAVLAIQEHIDPSIVRPKLNWSIDDDEESEEKRLYTPYDDLWKMDESSSEDRPAFKKKRKFPPRPEKDLLLFIEQYSRELEDWQRDILTMMREEMLYFWPQLETKIMNEGWASYWHARILREMDLTSDEAVEFAKLNASVVQPSKTQLNPYYLGLKIFEDIEDRYDNPSDEMKKHGVEPGSGREKIFEVREIESDQSFIRNYLTKELVRREDLYLFQKQGQKYKITDKDHEAVRDQLVTMRVNGGFPYITVQDGDYVKSGEIYLKHHFEEVELDIGYLEKVLPYIYQLWGRPVHIETRIENREVVFSFGGKKVQKKYL; this is encoded by the coding sequence TTGAAACCAGAAGATCACAAAAAGCTCGAATATGCGATAAGAGAGATTACGGACATCGCAAAAGGGTTTGGGCTTGATTTTTACCCAATGCGATACGAAGTCTGTCCTGATGATATTATTTATACGTTTGGTGCTTACGGAATGCCGACGCGATTTTCCCATTGGAGCTTCGGAAAACAATATTACAAAATGAAAATTCAATACGATCTTGGCCTAAGTAAGATTTATGAGTTGGTGATCAACTCGAATCCTTGTTATGCTTTTTTGTTAAATTCGAACAGCCTGATTCAGAATAAATTGATTGTTGCTCATGTGTTGGCTCACTGTGACTTTTTCAAAAATAATGCCCGTTTTCAAAATACAAAACGGGATATGGTAGAAAGTATGGCCGCAACCGCTGAGCGAATTGCTGCTTATGAAAAGCTTTATGGTAAAGAAGAAGTAGAGTCTTTCCTTGATGCTGTCCTTGCCATTCAAGAGCATATCGATCCTTCGATCGTCCGTCCAAAGTTAAACTGGTCCATCGATGATGATGAAGAAAGTGAAGAGAAACGTTTATACACTCCATATGATGATCTATGGAAAATGGATGAGTCGTCTTCGGAAGACCGCCCAGCCTTTAAGAAAAAACGGAAGTTCCCACCTCGCCCTGAGAAGGATTTACTCCTTTTTATTGAGCAATACAGCAGGGAGCTCGAAGACTGGCAGCGCGATATTTTAACGATGATGCGAGAGGAGATGCTTTATTTCTGGCCACAGCTTGAAACGAAAATCATGAATGAAGGCTGGGCTTCTTACTGGCATGCAAGAATCTTAAGAGAAATGGATCTCACGAGTGATGAAGCGGTCGAATTTGCTAAACTCAACGCAAGCGTCGTGCAGCCTTCAAAAACTCAATTGAATCCGTATTACCTGGGGTTGAAAATATTTGAGGATATTGAAGACAGATACGATAACCCATCAGATGAAATGAAGAAGCACGGCGTAGAACCTGGTTCAGGAAGGGAAAAGATTTTTGAAGTACGTGAAATTGAATCTGATCAAAGCTTCATTCGCAATTATTTAACTAAAGAGCTTGTTCGAAGAGAAGACTTATATTTATTTCAAAAGCAAGGACAAAAATATAAGATCACAGATAAGGACCATGAAGCCGTCCGCGACCAGCTTGTGACCATGAGGGTAAATGGAGGTTTTCCTTACATTACCGTCCAGGATGGCGATTATGTGAAAAGCGGAGAGATCTATTTGAAACATCATTTTGAAGAAGTTGAACTCGATATCGGGTACTTGGAAAAAGTACTACCATATATTTATCAACTGTGGGGCCGCCCGGTTCACATAGAAACAAGAATCGAAAATCGTGAAGTCGTTTTCAGTTTTGGTGGGAAGAAAGTCCAAAAGAAATATCTATAA
- a CDS encoding YczE/YyaS/YitT family protein yields MKYLFLFLIYLTGLIVSSLGLALIIQSGLGVGPGDSVAVGLSMHFPVTVGTVMIIAFVILLLVNAWLEKKRPQFESLIPIIIRGRTVDIFLYGILENVNYEVWWAQWGIFTLGLIATAVGVAVYLRTPFPRIPLDHFMMIMNEKTNQSKSSVRIFTESAMALVGYLLGAPVGFGTLIVALLLGPFIQWSFQLARPVASLWSEPHQRTKATR; encoded by the coding sequence ATGAAATACCTTTTTCTATTCCTTATCTATTTGACTGGACTGATTGTTTCCAGTCTTGGTCTGGCTCTTATCATTCAATCCGGGCTTGGCGTAGGTCCTGGTGACAGTGTTGCTGTTGGGTTATCCATGCATTTCCCAGTTACCGTAGGAACGGTCATGATCATTGCTTTTGTAATATTACTTTTAGTCAATGCATGGCTTGAAAAAAAACGCCCACAATTTGAATCACTCATTCCCATAATTATTAGAGGCCGGACTGTTGATATCTTTTTATATGGAATACTTGAAAATGTAAATTATGAAGTCTGGTGGGCCCAGTGGGGCATCTTTACACTTGGCCTGATCGCTACTGCCGTAGGTGTGGCCGTATACTTAAGAACCCCGTTCCCTAGAATCCCATTAGATCATTTCATGATGATCATGAATGAGAAAACCAATCAGTCAAAAAGCTCTGTAAGGATCTTCACAGAATCCGCTATGGCTTTAGTGGGCTATCTTCTAGGAGCACCGGTCGGTTTCGGAACATTAATTGTAGCGTTATTGCTAGGTCCGTTTATCCAATGGTCCTTTCAGCTTGCACGTCCTGTGGCCAGCCTATGGTCTGAACCTCACCAACGTACGAAAGCGACAAGATAA
- a CDS encoding GNAT family N-acetyltransferase, which translates to MSKLDLTQYEKKIIVRNMQEKDIDQIFELQEACFPNMEPWKRSHLESHLSIFPEGQFVVEYEGKIIGSCSSLIVNFDEYDDKHTWDDITDEGYITNHDPDGYNLYGIEVMVHPEYRGMKIGRRLYEARKELAMTLNLKSIIIGGRIPNYHKYEKEMSPREYVEEVRNQNIYDPVLTFQIMNGFTVMRINPNYLPDDEKSSKYATLMEWNNIDYRARTKRYFKTSNPVRIMVIQYMMKNIDSFEEFAKQCEYYVDVAADYGSDFAVFPEIFTTQLMSFLDEKVPSTAVRRLSEYTEDYIEMFTHLAVKYNVNIIGGSHFVEENEQIYNISYLFRRDGTIEKQYKIHVTPNERTWWGIQPGDAVKVFDTDCGKIAIQICYDIQFPELARYAVDQGANIIFIPFCTDDRQGYLRVRYCAQARAVENQVYTVIAGTVGNLTQVENMDIQYAQSGIFTPSDFEFARDGIIGECNPNVETVVVGDVDLEILRRQRKSGTVRQLRDRRRDLFEVSYKVDTQIKRERT; encoded by the coding sequence ATGTCTAAGCTTGATTTGACGCAATATGAAAAGAAAATTATCGTTCGTAATATGCAAGAAAAAGACATAGACCAAATCTTTGAACTTCAAGAAGCGTGCTTTCCAAATATGGAACCATGGAAAAGGAGTCACTTGGAAAGTCATCTGAGTATTTTTCCTGAAGGCCAGTTCGTGGTGGAATATGAAGGAAAAATCATCGGTAGTTGCTCTAGCCTTATCGTCAACTTTGATGAGTATGATGATAAGCATACGTGGGATGACATTACAGATGAAGGTTACATTACAAACCACGATCCAGACGGGTATAATCTGTATGGAATTGAGGTCATGGTTCACCCGGAATATCGCGGGATGAAAATTGGCCGTCGATTATATGAAGCTAGAAAAGAGCTAGCGATGACCCTGAATTTAAAGAGCATCATCATTGGCGGCAGAATTCCTAATTATCATAAGTACGAAAAGGAGATGTCTCCGAGAGAATACGTAGAAGAAGTGAGAAATCAAAATATTTATGATCCTGTGCTGACTTTTCAAATTATGAATGGATTTACAGTGATGAGGATCAATCCCAATTACTTGCCGGATGATGAAAAATCCTCAAAATACGCGACGCTCATGGAATGGAACAACATTGATTATCGTGCGCGTACGAAACGATATTTTAAGACAAGTAACCCTGTGAGAATCATGGTGATTCAATACATGATGAAGAACATTGACTCATTTGAAGAATTTGCTAAGCAGTGTGAGTATTATGTGGATGTTGCAGCTGATTATGGCTCTGATTTTGCTGTATTTCCTGAGATATTCACCACTCAGTTGATGTCCTTCTTAGATGAAAAAGTGCCTTCGACAGCTGTAAGGCGTTTATCTGAATACACGGAAGATTACATTGAGATGTTTACTCATTTAGCTGTTAAATACAATGTCAACATCATTGGCGGCTCACACTTTGTTGAAGAAAATGAACAGATTTATAATATTTCTTATTTGTTTCGAAGAGACGGAACCATTGAGAAGCAGTATAAGATCCACGTTACTCCTAACGAACGGACGTGGTGGGGAATTCAGCCAGGTGATGCTGTGAAAGTATTCGATACGGATTGTGGAAAAATTGCTATCCAGATCTGTTACGATATTCAATTTCCAGAGCTTGCCCGCTATGCTGTGGATCAGGGGGCAAACATCATTTTTATTCCATTTTGTACAGATGACCGACAAGGGTACTTGAGGGTCCGCTATTGTGCGCAGGCAAGGGCTGTAGAAAATCAAGTGTACACGGTGATTGCAGGTACGGTTGGGAACTTGACTCAAGTAGAAAATATGGATATTCAATATGCCCAGTCTGGCATTTTTACTCCATCTGATTTTGAATTCGCAAGAGATGGGATCATAGGAGAATGCAATCCAAACGTAGAAACGGTCGTTGTTGGAGATGTTGATTTAGAGATCCTTCGCCGTCAGAGGAAATCAGGAACCGTTCGCCAGCTTCGTGACCGCAGACGGGATTTGTTTGAAGTCAGTTATAAGGTGGATACGCAAATTAAGAGAGAACGAACGTAG
- a CDS encoding GNAT family N-acetyltransferase encodes MSMISIVRPEEARAFVSLSNQLEKESDFLLYEAGERGMSIEKARSLIESIGKQENSVLFAARDHNKLIGHVMCIGGSAKRNRHSAKVVTGVLAGYQGKAWASQLFAKVDRWAIDHHIHRLELTVMIHNERALKLYKKIGFKVEGIKKQSLLVNNKWVDEYLMAKIF; translated from the coding sequence ATGTCAATGATCTCTATTGTACGACCAGAGGAGGCACGTGCTTTTGTTTCTTTATCGAATCAACTTGAGAAGGAGTCTGATTTTCTTTTGTATGAGGCAGGGGAAAGGGGGATGTCTATAGAAAAAGCACGGTCACTTATTGAATCGATAGGAAAACAAGAAAATTCCGTGCTTTTTGCTGCAAGAGATCATAATAAATTGATCGGACATGTGATGTGCATCGGGGGCAGTGCAAAACGAAACCGTCATTCCGCAAAAGTCGTTACAGGCGTATTGGCTGGTTACCAAGGGAAGGCGTGGGCCAGTCAATTGTTTGCAAAAGTAGACAGATGGGCCATTGATCATCATATACATAGACTTGAATTGACCGTCATGATTCATAATGAGCGTGCACTCAAATTATATAAAAAAATAGGTTTTAAGGTAGAAGGAATAAAAAAACAATCTTTGCTTGTAAATAACAAATGGGTAGACGAGTACTTGATGGCAAAAATATTCTAG
- a CDS encoding SDR family oxidoreductase: MLKDQVAVITGASRGIGKEIASQLAQKGVRLALLGSSEDIHHTKEELEGKGFSNILSFTADVSNENDIDHVIQATKNAFGRVDILINNAGVGQFKPVEKLTVEEWQKTFEVNVQGVFLASKAVLPLMKKQQFGTIVTVASDVSRYTIPEGSLYTATKYAVQGFMGSLAQEVREHGIRVGTVNPGMVDTYFANGTKGDPEKADWLKVQDIAEAVVYMVQAPKHTVIDELHIHPLIQQYPRV, translated from the coding sequence GTGTTAAAGGATCAAGTAGCAGTAATCACTGGAGCATCTAGAGGAATCGGTAAGGAAATCGCAAGTCAGCTTGCTCAAAAAGGCGTACGGCTAGCCTTACTGGGAAGCTCGGAGGATATTCATCATACAAAAGAAGAATTAGAAGGAAAAGGCTTCTCTAACATCTTATCCTTTACGGCTGACGTAAGTAATGAGAACGATATTGACCATGTCATACAAGCAACAAAAAATGCATTCGGAAGAGTGGATATTCTGATTAATAATGCGGGTGTGGGTCAATTTAAACCAGTCGAAAAACTAACCGTGGAAGAATGGCAGAAAACTTTTGAAGTGAACGTTCAAGGAGTATTTCTGGCAAGCAAAGCTGTACTGCCCTTGATGAAAAAGCAGCAATTTGGAACAATTGTGACTGTAGCTTCTGATGTCTCCCGTTACACCATTCCGGAAGGCTCACTTTATACGGCGACCAAGTATGCCGTTCAAGGCTTTATGGGTTCTTTAGCTCAAGAAGTAAGAGAACACGGCATTAGAGTCGGAACAGTTAATCCAGGGATGGTGGACACCTATTTTGCCAATGGTACAAAAGGTGACCCGGAGAAAGCAGACTGGCTGAAAGTTCAGGATATTGCAGAAGCAGTCGTTTATATGGTACAAGCTCCTAAACATACGGTGATTGATGAATTACACATTCATCCGCTCATCCAGCAATATCCGCGTGTTTAA
- the dat gene encoding D-amino-acid transaminase: MTIYDHVLTENDFVHQNNLRYPFEERGLQFGDGIYEVIRVYGGKYYLIDEHVERLYRSAEAVKIEVPYKKEEMYERLNQLLQQNKVESDAKVYLQITRGSAPRDHAFPLDTDANLYAYVKDLPRAIDKMWDGVETITQHDVRWDWCYIKSLNLLPNVLAKQAATEEGCYEAVLHKDGEVTECSSSNVYLVRNGKVYTHPAKKNILHGCVRMRIEEFCRQEGITFKEESFRIEDFQYANEVFLTSSTSEVMPILKVDELTIGNGEPGRITRRLQELYEEDAGISEDQSLFKKNAKAQ, from the coding sequence ATGACGATTTATGATCACGTCCTGACGGAAAATGATTTTGTTCATCAAAATAATCTCCGTTATCCATTTGAAGAAAGAGGACTTCAATTTGGAGATGGCATATATGAAGTGATTCGTGTTTATGGTGGGAAGTATTATCTGATTGATGAGCATGTGGAGCGTTTATACAGGTCTGCAGAGGCTGTTAAAATAGAGGTTCCTTATAAAAAAGAGGAAATGTATGAACGTCTAAATCAATTGTTACAACAGAATAAAGTGGAAAGTGATGCAAAAGTATATCTGCAAATCACCCGAGGATCGGCTCCAAGGGATCACGCTTTTCCTCTTGATACAGATGCTAACCTTTATGCCTATGTAAAGGATCTACCGAGAGCGATAGATAAGATGTGGGATGGAGTGGAAACCATTACTCAACATGATGTGCGCTGGGATTGGTGCTATATCAAGAGTCTCAACCTTTTGCCGAACGTTCTGGCAAAGCAGGCTGCAACGGAAGAAGGTTGCTATGAGGCTGTTCTTCATAAAGATGGAGAAGTGACGGAATGCAGTTCTTCTAATGTTTATTTAGTCCGTAATGGAAAAGTGTACACCCACCCTGCGAAAAAGAATATTCTACACGGGTGCGTTCGAATGAGAATTGAGGAATTTTGCAGACAGGAAGGGATTACATTCAAAGAAGAATCCTTCCGTATAGAAGACTTTCAGTACGCAAATGAGGTATTCTTAACGAGCAGTACATCTGAAGTTATGCCGATTTTGAAAGTCGATGAGCTTACGATTGGTAATGGTGAACCTGGTCGGATCACACGCAGGCTTCAGGAGCTCTATGAAGAAGATGCAGGAATTTCGGAAGATCAGTCCCTATTTAAGAAAAATGCAAAAGCACAGTAA
- a CDS encoding S66 family peptidase translates to MLFPNKLEKGDEIRVISPAESLSMIAQEQRELATERLENLGVSVSYSLHAEAEKIGTSTSIEKRVEDIHEAFRDSNVKMILTTIGGFDSNQLLHYIDYDLIKRNPKIFCGFSDITVLSNAFYKKTGLVTYSGPHFSTFGMKKGIHYTWKYFEKIITQDSPVAILPAADWSDDEWYLDQENRTFHKNEGYEIINQGEASGTSLGGNLCTLNLLQGTEYMPSLDNSILFLEDDEMTIPQTFDRDLQSLIHQPGFEKVKGLVIGRFQKESNMSLDLLKEIIRSKKELQHIPVIAQASFGHTTPQFTFPIGGTARIRARDNTAEIEIIKH, encoded by the coding sequence ATGCTCTTTCCAAATAAATTGGAAAAAGGGGATGAAATCAGGGTTATTTCTCCCGCTGAGAGTCTTTCCATGATCGCACAGGAGCAGAGAGAACTGGCTACTGAAAGGTTAGAAAATCTAGGCGTAAGCGTTAGCTACAGCCTCCATGCAGAAGCAGAGAAAATTGGGACATCGACTTCAATCGAAAAAAGGGTAGAAGATATCCATGAAGCATTTCGTGACTCTAATGTAAAAATGATTCTTACAACGATAGGGGGATTTGATAGTAATCAGCTTCTCCACTATATCGATTATGATTTAATCAAAAGAAACCCTAAAATCTTTTGCGGATTTTCAGATATTACTGTCCTTTCCAACGCTTTTTATAAGAAAACAGGGCTTGTAACCTATAGCGGTCCACACTTTTCAACGTTCGGGATGAAAAAAGGAATTCATTACACGTGGAAATACTTTGAAAAAATAATTACACAAGATTCCCCTGTTGCCATTTTACCTGCTGCAGATTGGAGTGACGATGAATGGTACTTGGATCAGGAAAATCGGACGTTCCATAAAAATGAAGGTTATGAAATCATTAATCAAGGAGAAGCGAGTGGCACCTCTCTAGGCGGCAATCTATGTACCCTTAATCTCCTTCAGGGAACGGAATACATGCCTTCACTGGATAACTCCATTCTTTTTCTAGAAGACGACGAAATGACGATCCCACAGACATTCGACAGGGATTTGCAGTCGCTTATTCATCAACCAGGCTTTGAAAAAGTGAAAGGTCTTGTGATTGGGCGGTTTCAGAAAGAGTCTAATATGTCCTTAGATCTTCTTAAGGAAATCATTCGATCAAAAAAAGAACTCCAACACATACCTGTCATTGCTCAGGCGAGCTTTGGACATACGACGCCTCAATTCACTTTTCCTATTGGAGGAACAGCAAGGATAAGAGCCCGGGACAATACCGCGGAAATTGAAATTATCAAACATTAA
- the pyrH gene encoding UMP kinase, translating into MRYKRVLLKISGGALSGNTKDNFDNGSLEHIATEILALVNAGVEVTLVVGGGNIFRGRTAEQWGIDRVEADNIGTLGTVINSLMLRGVLKSKTEKEVRVMTSVPMSSVAEPYIRLKAVNYLKKGYITILAGGNGQPFVTTDYPAVQRAIELECDAILVAKQGVNGVYTTDPTLNQDAKLYGNLNYNDILLQDIQVMDQAALLLARDHQLPVHIFNFNEPGVMMDLCKGQDFGTLISDQPSSFQEEV; encoded by the coding sequence GTGAGATATAAGAGGGTATTATTAAAAATAAGCGGTGGAGCTTTGAGTGGGAATACGAAGGACAATTTTGATAACGGAAGCTTAGAACATATTGCCACTGAAATTCTTGCCCTTGTCAATGCTGGAGTAGAGGTCACGCTTGTTGTAGGCGGTGGAAATATCTTTAGAGGTCGGACCGCAGAACAGTGGGGGATCGATCGTGTAGAAGCTGACAATATCGGGACGCTCGGAACAGTCATAAATAGTTTGATGCTCAGAGGAGTATTGAAAAGCAAAACAGAAAAAGAAGTACGTGTGATGACGTCTGTGCCGATGTCTTCGGTTGCCGAACCCTATATTCGTCTCAAAGCAGTGAATTATTTAAAGAAGGGCTACATTACGATTCTCGCAGGTGGAAACGGGCAGCCCTTTGTTACAACGGATTATCCGGCTGTACAACGTGCCATCGAATTGGAATGTGACGCAATCCTTGTTGCAAAACAAGGAGTAAATGGGGTATACACAACGGATCCTACGTTAAATCAAGATGCAAAACTTTACGGGAATTTAAATTATAATGATATTCTTTTACAAGATATCCAGGTGATGGATCAGGCTGCGCTATTACTGGCACGCGACCATCAACTGCCTGTGCACATTTTTAATTTCAACGAGCCTGGAGTGATGATGGATTTATGCAAGGGACAGGATTTTGGTACATTAATCTCTGATCAACCTTCCTCATTTCAGGAAGAAGTGTAG
- a CDS encoding (S)-benzoin forming benzil reductase: MQYAIVTGASRGLGEAVAHQLIEKNVNIIAVSRSENEKLKKKAEERKVDYYHLSCDLSDPAQLEDGLDRIVDIAFHDDTHYVYVVNNAGVIEPIDTIGNFASADVQKHVQVNLTAPILIINRCIKEANQKDINTFVINITSGAAERPVHGWSTYSSTKAAINRFTETLALEQEGNGHKILAYSPGVMDTDMQGEIRSASEDEFADVDKFKQMKEEGKLRSPDEVAAVLMDLINQPDEIENGKVYKLYDLVGKK, translated from the coding sequence ATGCAATATGCAATCGTTACCGGTGCTTCCAGAGGACTCGGGGAGGCAGTAGCTCATCAATTAATCGAAAAAAATGTAAATATCATTGCGGTCTCACGTAGTGAAAATGAGAAATTAAAAAAGAAAGCAGAAGAAAGAAAAGTAGATTATTATCATTTAAGCTGTGATCTAAGCGATCCAGCACAATTAGAAGATGGTCTGGACAGAATCGTTGATATTGCTTTTCATGATGATACACACTATGTCTATGTTGTGAACAATGCGGGTGTCATTGAACCGATCGACACGATAGGGAATTTTGCCTCAGCGGATGTACAGAAGCATGTACAGGTTAATTTAACCGCGCCAATCCTGATCATCAACCGTTGTATAAAAGAAGCAAATCAAAAGGATATAAACACATTTGTCATTAACATTACTTCTGGAGCTGCTGAGCGTCCTGTCCATGGATGGAGTACATACAGCAGTACAAAAGCAGCTATCAACCGATTCACAGAGACACTAGCTCTTGAACAGGAAGGAAACGGACACAAGATTTTGGCTTATAGTCCGGGAGTGATGGATACCGATATGCAAGGGGAAATCCGTTCAGCTTCGGAGGACGAGTTTGCGGACGTTGATAAATTTAAGCAAATGAAAGAAGAGGGAAAGCTGCGTTCCCCTGATGAAGTGGCGGCTGTCCTGATGGATTTAATTAACCAACCTGATGAAATTGAAAACGGAAAGGTTTATAAGCTTTACGATCTTGTAGGCAAGAAGTAA
- a CDS encoding TetR/AcrR family transcriptional regulator, translating into MNGFEKRKERKKANILNAAFDLFSQYGVQKVSIQEIAQKAQVSQVTIYNYFGGKDQLLFETVKKFVYEKFDYFKEIVHDEKLNFKDKISTVIQGKKESALHISPDFIQSVMADQPHIKEFIRKFSEEDTVPLLMELIDQGKKQGYIHPELSFRTVMFYVEMYYQAMQSNSPMMKESPAEFSEEITHLFFYGLMGDQQQKIHDE; encoded by the coding sequence ATGAATGGTTTTGAAAAGCGTAAAGAACGTAAAAAAGCAAATATATTGAACGCTGCTTTTGATCTATTCTCTCAATACGGTGTGCAAAAGGTGAGCATTCAGGAGATTGCTCAAAAAGCTCAAGTATCACAAGTTACGATCTACAATTATTTTGGAGGAAAAGATCAACTCCTATTCGAAACAGTAAAAAAATTCGTTTATGAAAAGTTTGATTATTTCAAAGAAATCGTGCATGACGAAAAACTGAATTTCAAGGATAAAATCAGCACTGTCATCCAAGGGAAAAAAGAAAGTGCTCTTCATATAAGTCCTGACTTCATTCAATCAGTGATGGCTGACCAGCCCCATATAAAGGAATTCATCCGAAAATTTTCAGAAGAAGATACAGTTCCTCTCCTGATGGAATTGATTGATCAAGGTAAAAAACAGGGATACATTCACCCTGAGCTATCGTTTCGTACCGTTATGTTTTATGTAGAAATGTATTACCAGGCCATGCAATCGAACTCTCCGATGATGAAAGAATCCCCAGCTGAATTCAGTGAAGAAATCACACACTTGTTTTTCTATGGTCTAATGGGTGATCAACAACAAAAGATTCATGATGAATAA
- a CDS encoding YhcN/YlaJ family sporulation lipoprotein, with protein sequence MKLKAFAIGLLAASSLVACQAEQETGTGQDNYEGVQNTRFERAADNMYEEGNRVNQYDNDRGMVHNTNYDVAERAADKIARDVKGIERAYVLKTRDNAYVAAVLDDNRDTTDLSDKKENEITKAVKATDQDINNVYVSTNPDFVDLTNNYVNDVQNGNPVRGFFQEFGQMVDRIFPEAR encoded by the coding sequence ATGAAGTTAAAAGCATTCGCCATCGGCTTATTAGCTGCTTCCTCTCTGGTTGCCTGCCAAGCAGAACAGGAAACAGGTACTGGCCAGGATAACTATGAGGGTGTACAAAACACTCGTTTTGAGCGTGCTGCGGACAATATGTATGAAGAAGGTAATCGTGTTAACCAATACGACAATGACCGTGGTATGGTTCACAACACAAATTATGATGTTGCAGAAAGAGCAGCAGATAAAATTGCCAGAGACGTTAAGGGAATTGAAAGAGCGTATGTTCTCAAAACCCGTGACAATGCCTATGTTGCAGCCGTTCTAGATGATAACAGAGATACAACAGATCTTTCCGATAAAAAGGAAAATGAAATAACTAAAGCGGTTAAAGCTACTGATCAGGATATCAATAACGTATATGTTTCAACAAACCCTGATTTTGTTGATTTAACAAACAACTACGTCAATGATGTTCAAAATGGAAATCCTGTCCGTGGATTCTTCCAGGAATTTGGTCAAATGGTTGACCGTATCTTCCCAGAAGCCCGATAA